From Niallia sp. Man26:
CCTGATGAACTATGGAAAAAACTAAGTGGTAGGGTTAAAAACAATGTGATACTTGCAATGAAAGCTACCCGAACAAAAAAACCAATCTTTTCTAACTGGCTTTTATTTTCTGCATTAATTGAAGCCTTTTTATATAAAGTGGGAGAAAAGGATTGGGATCCGATGCGTATTGATTTTGCTGTAAAGCAATTTGATCAATGGTATTTGGGAGATGGTGTATACAGTGATGGACCTGAGTTTCATTATGATTATTATAATAGCTTTGTTATCCATCCTATGCTTGTAGATTTATTAGAAACTGTTGGTGAAGAGTACACAGATTGGCTGGGAAAAAAGGAAACCTTTATGGAAAGATCAAAAAGATATGCAGTTATTCAAGAGCGCATGATTTCGCCGGAGGGAACATTTCCGCCAGTGGGAAGATCTATTGCTTACCGTTTTGGTGTTTTTCAAACTTTAGCTCACCATGCACTTCGCAAGGATTTACCTAAGACACTTGCTCCAGAACAAGTTAGAAGTGCACTGACTCAAGTTATAAAACGGACACTGGAAGCTCCGGGCACATTTACAGAGTCAGGGTGGCTGACTATTGGTTTTTGCGGCCATCAACCAGGGATTGGGGAAGGATATATTTCTACAGGCAGTGTTTATTTGTGTGCGGCCGTTTTCTTGCCATTAGGTTTGGCCGAATCAGATCCATTTTGGAGTAATTCTTCAATGGAATGGACGGCAAAAAGAGCTTGGTCAGGGAATAACTTTCCAATTGATCATTGTTTATAATACTAGAACGAATCTGATGAAGTCCATATCTGAAAGGGGAAAGTAGAGATGAGTACGATTCACGAAGAAATGAAGCATGATAAATTTAAAGCCAAAGCTGTTTTAGATTCAAAATGGCTTGAAGAGGAAATTCAGTATGTTTTGCAAAAAATCGATGAAAATCTAGACCTATTTACGGAGAAGGTACCACCGGCTGCATCAACAAATTTAATGTATATTCCTGAAGATAATAATGATTGGACTGCTAGCTTTTGGATTGGAATGCTTTATTTAGCTTACGAATATACAGGGAATGATAAATATCTTGATGTAATAAAAACCCAGCTTGAAAGCTTTAGTGAACGCTTAACGAAGAATATTCAGTTAGAAACACATGATATTGGTTTTTTATACTCTTTATCCTGTGTGGCGGGCTACCAAGTGCTGAAAGATGAAACCGCAAAAGAAATAGCGATAAAAGCAGCTGATAAGCTGATTACTCGGTATCATCAAAAGGCGAAGATTATTCAAGCATGGGGCGATTTATCTGACCCAGAACAGCTTGGAAGGATGATTATAGATTGTAATATGAATTTGCCGTTATTATATTTTGCTTCCAGAGAAACAGGTAATCAGAAGTATTATAATATTGCCGTAAATCATGCTAAACAAGCAGCCAAGTATATTGTGAGAGAAGACGCATCAACATACCATACCTTTTATATGGATACAGAGAATGGTGAACCGCTTTATGGAAAGACTGCGCAAGGATATACCGATCAATCGTGCTGGGCCCGTGGCCAGGCATGGGGAGTATACGGTTTTGCATTAAGCTACGTACATACAGGGGATAGAGAGTTTCTTGATATTGCTGAAAAACTGGCAAACTACTTTTTAAATCGTCTTCCTGATGATAATATTTGCTATTGGGACTTAGTCTTTACAGAAGGAAAGGAGGAACGTGACAGTTCTGCTGCAGCCATCATGGCTTGTGGACTACTCGAATTAAGCAAGAACTTGCCAGTTTCCCATCAATATAAGGAAGTCTATGAAAATGCAGCCATAAAAATGATTAAGTCACTAGCTGAAAGCTATACTACTAAAAAAGCTCACTCCAATGGTATTTTGTTGCATGCAGTCTACTCTAAGCCTGACAATAATGGGGTAGACGAGTGCTGTATCTGGGGAGATTACTATTATTTAGAAGCATTAATACGCACAGTCATGAGCTGGAAGATGTACTGGTAAAAAAAAGAAAAAAAGCACAATCCCATGATAAAGGAATTGTGCTTTATAACCTTATAGAAACTTCTGTTCCATCTTTAAGGCTTGTTTCAACCAGCAGTAAACCGCTTTGGCTGGAAAGCTCTCTTAGCAAAGGCTTTAAGTCATACCTGCTAATATAAGGGATTTGAAATTTTGTTTTTCCGGATTTTTCGATTGCACCATTCACAAGCACGAGAATTCTCTTTGAAGTTAGAATTCTAATGACAAGATGTAAAATAGCATATGGAACTGGAATAATAAAGCGTTTCCCATTTACTTTAACTTTTACCTTCATCATATTACTCAACTGTAACCAATACTTTGTCACCATTTGCTGCTGTAACATCTACAATTTGTCCGTCCAATTCATTATCAATTGCATCTATTAACAGTGCAATGTCAATATCCTTCACATATTTTTCGGATTGGGGAATTCTCTCCGCAATACTAGAGCCTACATTTAAGACAGCTTTTATAAGTTTAATTGGCAGATTAACGTTGACATTATCCCCGTTTTCCGAAGTAACACGGATCTTTAGCATTTTGTTTAAATAGGAGGCTGAGGTATGTTTTTGTAGATTGACCTTGTTGTCTTTTCCTTGCAGGGCATCAATTAATTCAGCAGCTTTGTCTTTACTCAGCTTACCTTCTTCAACCATTGTTAAAACTCTTGAAATTTCTTCGCTCATTTAGGATTCCTCCCCATTTAATAATTCAATTGCTTCTTCAGCAGTTATTTCGCCTTTTTCCAGCATTAAGATTACTTTTTTACGATCAATTTTATCTGCTTTCTTAGTGGTAGAATAACCAAGAGAAGAGATAATATCATCTAATTTCCCGCGGACAGTTGGATAAGAAATACCAAGGTCTTTTTCAACCTCTTTTATATTTCCGCGGCATTTTAAGAAAGTCTCGATAAAGCTGAGCTGTTCTTTGTTAAGATTTGCAAAATTAGAAAGTTCGAATTCATTTTCGATAGTGGTATGACAATGAGTACACTGTAGCCGGGTAATTTTTAATTGCTTTGCACAAACAGGGCACTCTGAAATAAGAGGATAAGCCATAATTCCCTCCTTTTTTTATTTATAATGCAATCATACATTAATGATTAAATAAAATAAACAATAAAATTAAATAAACAAAAAAAATAACTTAATTAGTTTAATATATTCAATTTAAATATTAAATAATTTTATTTTAGTGTGTGGATTTTAATTTTAACTTGGGTTGTTTTATTTGAATTGGTAAATTTAGTGAAAGGAGAAGGGGTTATAGGAAGGAATCTAGAAATAATCTTTATCCGGTGAAATAGAAGGTTATCATAATAGGGGGATTCTAATGAAGAATATAACCTTATCTAACGGCACCACTGTTGAAGTTGAATGTTTAAGCTGTGCCTTAACAAGCGGAATAATTGAACCAGATGGTGGTGCAGTATATGAAACTGAACATTTTCACGCACATCAAGATGTTGCTTATCCAATTAAAGGGTTAATGATATTAGCTTCTAAGCGGCATATAAAATGCTTCGATGAACTAACGGACCAAGAGCAGTTAGATTATATAAAGACCTTGTCAAAGATTAGGCATGCTCAAAGGAAAGTTTTGGGAATAGAGTATGTTTATTATTTTTATAATGAAGACACAACACATCATTTTCATACTTGGATGGTCCCAAGGTATGATTGGATGGCGGGCTTTGGAAGTTCCATTGAATCAGTAAGACCAATCTTACTTTATGCTAGAAATGAAATGAATAATAAAGAAAATATAGATGAGGTAATGGCTGCAATTAATTCTCTCAGGAAAGAGCTAAATAATGATGATTAGGAATTAGTACATTACGAAACAAGTCTCATAACATACAGGATTTGCGGAACAATATAGTTGGAGGTGAATACAGTGTCTAACAGAAAAGCTGATCCATCAACAATTGGTTTAGGTTCTACAAATGTTCAAGGACAAGGTACTACAATGAAAGAAACGGGGAACAGAAAGTCTGATTCTTCGCGAAAGAAGCAAAAACAATCTTAATATTGGATGAAGAAAAAACAGACGGACTCCGTCTGTTTTTTAGATATTCGCCAACTTGATGGCATTTGCGAGAGAGGAATTGACTGAGATATTATCGAATTTTAAACCGAGCTGAATAGCAGTTTGAGCAACTTCAGGACGAATGCCAGAAAGATCGGTTTTAACGCCGATTAATGATAATGCTTCGATTAGTTGAAAGATTTGATGTGCAACCATTGTATCAATAATGACTACACCGGAAAGGTCAAGAAGCAATCTGTTTACTCCTAAACGGTTGCATTGCTCTAACGTTTTCTCAAGTAGGATTTTCGCACGTGCTGTGTCAATCTCCCCAACTAATGGCAATAATGCTGTTTGGTTATTTAAGGCAATAACAGGTGTGCTGAGTTCAAGAATTAACTCCTGCTGGGCATGCAGTCTTTTTTCGGAGTTGCGATTATACTCTTTTGTAAACCATTCAATCACATTAGCCATTGTTTCTGTAACAACCTGATATATTGTATGTATTTCGCTTACGGCAAGATTATCTTTATGTTCCTCGATAAATTCCGTCATTAAATCAAGGTACTGCTTTTGCGTTCTGTGAAATTCGCGGATGATAAAATGAATCGGTGTTAGCGAATGTTCCTGATCCTGCGCTACCTTTAGTATCCATTGTTCAAAATCAGCTGAAAATTTTCCTTCTTCCTTACGAAATACTTCTGCAAAGTTCTCGTGGAACTCATAGTTTTGTTGCTTCACGCCTTTAATGATTTCTGGATCATTAGAAGCATAAACTCCGCTGCTATTGGATTTATCTAGACTTTCATACCAGTCTTCTGTTATTTGCCATGTTTTTTTAACAAAAAAATGATAAAGTTCATTATTTGAATACATTTCAATCCTCCTGTTGGTGCAATTATAGGTTGTCCATAGAATTTTACACTATCTGAGTTCATCCGTCTAAAGTATTGGGTGGCGATCATGTATTTTTACTGCATTGTAAAACAAAATCCCCCTTAATGGGGGATGGTAAAATAATTTTACAAATAGGTTTTTAATGTATCTTGCAGTGTACCTCGTGTTTCCGCATCTTTTTCGAAGCGGATGCCTGCATGAACCATTTTTTTGACAAGTTCAGGTCTAAGTCCTGTAAGGATTGCCTTACAGCCCATCATGGAGATTCCAGCTAAAATCTTTTCAAAGTAATCAATCACATCCATTTCCATTCTCGCAATCCCGGAAAGGTCAATGATGAGTGTTTGAATTCTTGAATCTGCAATATCATTTAATACCTTTTCTTCAATCACTCTAATTCGATACGAATCAATTGCTCCAATAAGAGGTAATACCGAAACAGATTGCTTAACTGGAATGATTGGAACAGACAAATGTTCTACCATTTCTCTTTGTCTATATAGCATTTCATCTTTAAAGTTTGAGTAATTAAGAAAGAAGCTGTTTAAGAATTTATCCATTTTTTCATTTATGCTTTTTTCTAAGATATAAAAATTATTGCGGTCTGATATTATATTCTGCTGTTCATCAATAATATAGATAAAATGCCATATTGTTCTTCTAATTGCCTGCACCCACTCCAGTTTTAACTCTAAAGTTAATGAGTGCTTTGCCCAAGCAATTCCTTCGACTTTAGCAAAAGAAACCAATTCTTCCTCTTTTTCGTCCATAACGAAAAATGTCATTTTTTTGGCGTTTTTTAATAAATCGATGTTTCCCTTATTTAAGATATCCGTAATTTTTGTTGAGACATTAACTGCTTCCGTAAGCAATTTGCTTTCAAACTTATCCCCATTTTCATTAATAAATATCTTTACTTCATCTTTAATATTATTAATTGGATTCATTTTTAACTACTCCTCTTGGCTTTGTTAATTAATATGTACCCCTTTATCTATAAATCATTATATATAAAATACTGCTTGGAGAGCAATTATTGTTTCATTACCAAAATATTTTAGGGGAAGGATAGGCTTCCTATCTTTGCAACACAATAAATATATGAGTTACCCAATAAAGGAAAGTAGGTGGAATTAATGAAATATGAACAGTTGGCAAAGGATATTATTGCAAATGTTGGAGGTAAAGAAAATGTCAACAGCGTTGTTCATTGTATTACTCGCTTGCGCTTCAAGTTAAAAGACGAAAGCAAGGCTCAGACCGATATAATTAAAAATATGGAAGGTGTAGTAACTGTTATGAAAAGCGGTGGCCAGTATCAGGTGGTCATCGGAAATCACGTTCCAGACGTATATAAGGCGGTAGTGGAGGTTGGCGGGCTTAATACACAATCGTCGTCTGAAGATAACGGAGGCGGAGAAAAGCAAGGGATATTTAATCAATTCATTGATATTATTTCCAGCATCTTTACACCTGTATTAGGTGTTTTGGCAGCAACCGGGATGATCAAGGGGTTTAATGCGTTATTTTTAGCATTAGGCTGGCTTGAGGCAACATCTGGAACTTATCAAATATTAAATGCACTCGGTGATTCCTTATTTTATTTCTTCCCGATATTCCTAGGGTATACAGCCAGCAAAAAGTTTGGTGGCACAACTTTTATTGGGATGGTAATAGGTGCTTCCCTTGTTTATCCGACCTTAACAACGTTAACGACAGGTACACCGATTACTACATTATTTTCAGGCACTGTGTTTCAGTCACCAGTATTTATTACGTTTTTAGGGGTGCCTGTTATATTAATGAGCTATGCTTCTTCTGTAATACCGATCATCCTAGCCGCTTATTTTGGAGTGAAGCTGGAGAAGTTTTTTAAAAAAATTATTCCAGATGTTGTTAAAACCTTCTTAGTTCCATTCTTTACACTTTTAATCGCAGTGCCGATAACGTTTTTAGTGATTGGACCGATTGCCACTTGGGCAGGTGTATTAATTGGACAAGCTACACTTTGGCTATATAATCTCAGTCCAATTATTGCCGGTATTTTCGTCGGCGGATTATGGCAGGTTTTTGTTATTTTCGGCCTGCATTGGGGGCTTGTGCCGATTGCGATTAACAACCTGACTGTGCACGGAGCAGATCCGATACTCGGCACGATGTTTGCTGCATCTTTTGCACAAATTGGTGCTGTGCTTGGTGTATGGTTAAGAACAAAACAGCAAAAATATAAAACATTAAGCATTCCTGCATTCATTTCCGGCATATTCGGGGTTACAGAGCCTGCCATTTACGGAATAACGTTGCCATTAAAAAAACCATTTATTATCAGCTGTATTGCAGCGGCTGTCGGCGGAGGAATTCTTGGCTTTGCCAAGTCGCAAATATATATGGTCGGAGGGTTGGGAATCTTCGGAATTCCTACTTATATTGATCCAAAAGCTGGCATAACTTTTGCCTTCTGGGGTGCTGTTATTGCCATTATTGTCGGCTTTGTCTTAGCATTCATTTTAACGTATTTGTTTGGCAATTCTAAAACAGAAACAGCAGATTCGACGGCTAACAACCAGGCAAATAAAGAGGAACCGCCAGCAGTTAAGCTCGCTGATGAGGTTATATATAGTCCGATAAACGGCGAAGTCTTATCATTATCTTTGCTTAAAGATGAAGCATTTGCATCAGGAGCGTTAGGTCAAGGGGTTGCAATTGAACCTTCTGAAGGTAAAGTATATTCTCCAGTAGATGGTACTGTCACAGCGCTTTTTCCTACAAACCATGCAATTGGAATCACTTCTGACAATGGTTCAGAAATCTTAATCCATGTTGGGATGGATACGGTTGAATTAAATGGCAAGTTTTTTACCGCACATGTCAGCCATGGAACGAGAGTAAAAAAAGGTCAGCTGTTAATTGATTTCGACTTAACGGAAATTAAAAAAGCAGGCTATGTTGTTTCTACACCTGTGATTGTGACAAACCAAGGAGATTTTGAACAAATAACACCAACCGAACAAAAGCAAACAAAAGTTGGAGAACAATTAATAGAAACAAAAATAAAAGCTTAAATAATGAACAGAGGTGATGAAAATGAGCAGGTCTGTGCAATTTCCAGAAGGTTTTTTGTGGGGCGGTGCTGTTGCTGCAAATCAGTTGGAGGGTGCTTATCAGGAGGATGGCAAAGGTTTATCGACAGCAGATGTTTCTCCTAATGGAATCATGAGTCCACCTGATTTCTCGATGGAAAAATTTAATTTATATCATGAAGGTATTGATTTTTATCATAAGTATAAAGAGGATATTGCTTTGTTTGCGGAAATGGGCTTTAAAGCATTTCGTTTTTCCATTGCATGGTCGCGGATCTTTCCTAATGGAGATGACCAGCAGCCTAACGAAAACGGACTTCAATTCTATGATGACATGATTGATGAATTGCGAAGACATAATATAGAACCAGTTGTAACGATGTCCCACTATGAGATGCCGCTTAACCTTGTTGAAAAATATGGCGGCTGGAAAAACCGGCAAGTTGTAAGCTATTATGAAAAATTTGCGAAAACTATTTTCAAGCGGTACCGCAATAAGGTTAAATATTGGATGACTTTTAACGAAATCAATGTACTGCTGCATGCTCCATTTACTGGAGGCGGTCTATTGTTTAAGGATGGCGTTAAAAATGAACAAGACATTTACCAAGCGGCACACCATCAGTTTGTAGCAAGTGCCCTGGCTGTGAAAGCAGGTCATGAGGAAATTCCGGAATCGCAGATTGGCTGTATGATTGCTTCAATGATAACTTATCCATACAGTTCAAAACCAGAAGATATGTTTGCTGCTTTAACTCAAGACAGAAAGACATTGTTCTTTTCAGATGTTCAGTCTCGAGGATACTATCCAACTTATATGACGAATTATTTTGCTGATAATGGCATTAACATTGAAATGGATACAGGGGATTTGGAGCTTTTACAAGATTATACGGTTGATTATATCGGATTCAGCTATTATATGTCATTTGTAGCTAGCACAGACCCCGAACATCAAGCAGGCAAGGCATCTGGCAATTTATTTGAAGGCTTAAAAAACCCTTATTTAGAATCATCTGAATGGGGCTGGCAAATTGATCCGGTCGGATTAAGAACAGTCTGCAACCAGCTGTATGACCGCTATCAAAAGCCATTATTCATTGTTGAGAACGGACTTGGTGCAGTGGACAAGCTGGAGGAAGACGGTACCATTCAAGATGATTATCGAATTGACTACCTACGGAAGCATATTTATGAAATGAAAAATGCAATTGGTGATGGTGTAGAAATAATGGGTTATACCTCCTGGGGTCCAATTGATTTAGTCAGTGCCTCTACAGCAGAGCTGAAGAAGCGATATGGCTTTATTTATGTAGATAAAGACAGTGAAGGAAAAGGCTCGAATGAGCGACTAAGAAAAAAGAGCTTTTATTGGTATAAACAAGTGCTTGAATCGAATGGAGAAGTATTGTAACGCATAAAGATTAGGACCCTAGAATAGAGATAGGGTCCTGATTGTTTACACTGTTAAAACAGGAACAGTATTAACATCCTGATTGATGCAGACCTTGTTTCTTCCTGTTCTTTTTGCTTGATACAAGGCTTTATCCGCTTCTTCTATAAGGGAGCAAATATTATCCGTTGTTTCAGGGAAGCTTGCTGCACCGATTGACACTGTAATGTTTATGGTCTCATTCGAGCTAATAATAAATGGTGTATTTTCGACGATTTTCCTGATGCGTTCACCAATTTCGTAAGCCCTTTCGAGCGAACAATCTAATAAAATATCCGAAAATTCTTCTCCGCCATTTCTGCTCACGATGTCGAAAGAGCGGGTTGTATTATGGAGGAGATTTCCTAATGCTTTTAATACGATATCTCCATCGCCATGTCCGTAATTGTCGTTAATATGCTTGAAGAAATCAATATCGATATACAAAAAAGAAAGCTTTTCTCCTTTTTGCCCAACACTTTCAGCGAGTGAATTAAAAACCTCATCAAATTTCCTGACGTTATTTAAGCCAGTCAGTCCATCAGTTGTTGACTCTAATTTATACTTCTCAAATAGTATTGTCTTTTTTCTTAATAGCTCCAGCATATAAAAGGCAAGGATGCCGGCAGCATAAGAGGCAATCCAATAAATAGGAAGGAGGACATACAGTGCTTCTGTGCTTTCAACTAGAAAAACAGCCGTAACTGATAAGATAATATTGTTAGTAGTTAAAAGAATTGCAATTTTCACCTGCAAGCTGCCTTTTGATTTAGGAGAAAACAGGACTGCAAATAATGACACAAGCGTGATATACCCTATTGCTATTAAAGATGTCACACTTATTCCTATTAACAGCCTTCCGACAATAAAGAACAACAAAGATATGGTTACGGGAATAAAACCGCCATAGAAACCCACCAAAATAATAGGGATATGTCTCAAATCAAAGATGGAATCGCCAATATGGATACTGTAAAACATTAATATATCAGACGAGATACCGGCAACTATCCCAGCAAAAATTTTATAGTTCATATTAGAATTACGATTTAATGGTGTTTTCAAAAGTTGTGTATATAAAAAAATAAGTGATGTCAAAATGGCAAAATTTGCGAACAGTTCTTTTAATATCATAATTATCACCACAGCTAATTTACCATAACAAGAGCCGTTTTGTAACTAGTACTTTTCACCAAACTTTTTGGTAGTTTTAATGGTGCTTACATATCAATACGAGGAAGCTTATCTTTATGCTAAGCAAGAAAAAATCCCGGTGGAATTATCCATCGGGCTGACTCATTTAATAGTCTTTAATAAAACTTCAGGGAGGTCACTTAGGAACAGCCCCTCGCTTAAAAGCTTAATATCATGATGTATTTGTTGCTTGATTGCAGGATCTTCACATTTATAGTAATCGTCCATTAATCGTTTCAGTTCATGGCAAATCAGTTCAATTTGAATCATCCAACTATCCTTTCATTTGTAGACCTAATAATTATTATGCAATAACTGTAAGAATGATGGAAGAGCTTCGACAAAAGAAGTGAGATAGTGATACAAATTATGTAAAGAATTTTTCGATTAGATGAAAAAAATGGTTGCTATTTCTTAATAATTGGATATAATAACCATAATATTAAGAAAATCGAAGATGAAGAGAGTAGTCAGTTGTGGAGAGTAAAGCGAGTCAAGAATGGTGGGAGCTTGGCATGAAGCAATTGATGAACCGCACTTTTGAGATGCATTCCTGAAAAATCAAATAGGGAATGCCGGGGAATGCCTCGTTAAAAACTGGAGTGGTTTTTCATTTTGGAAAACAATTAGAGTGGTACCACGGGAT
This genomic window contains:
- a CDS encoding DUF2264 domain-containing protein; translated protein: MSVSNDNDREYWLQSMLKIASPVLQNLKNKSLKKVMPVEMKEGTNRQQFTHLEALSRLLVGMAPWLERKSENKEEEALRMEYGELARIAIDAGTDPHSPDYMNFSTDFQPIVDTAFLAHAFLRAPDELWKKLSGRVKNNVILAMKATRTKKPIFSNWLLFSALIEAFLYKVGEKDWDPMRIDFAVKQFDQWYLGDGVYSDGPEFHYDYYNSFVIHPMLVDLLETVGEEYTDWLGKKETFMERSKRYAVIQERMISPEGTFPPVGRSIAYRFGVFQTLAHHALRKDLPKTLAPEQVRSALTQVIKRTLEAPGTFTESGWLTIGFCGHQPGIGEGYISTGSVYLCAAVFLPLGLAESDPFWSNSSMEWTAKRAWSGNNFPIDHCL
- a CDS encoding glycoside hydrolase family 88 protein; this translates as MSTIHEEMKHDKFKAKAVLDSKWLEEEIQYVLQKIDENLDLFTEKVPPAASTNLMYIPEDNNDWTASFWIGMLYLAYEYTGNDKYLDVIKTQLESFSERLTKNIQLETHDIGFLYSLSCVAGYQVLKDETAKEIAIKAADKLITRYHQKAKIIQAWGDLSDPEQLGRMIIDCNMNLPLLYFASRETGNQKYYNIAVNHAKQAAKYIVREDASTYHTFYMDTENGEPLYGKTAQGYTDQSCWARGQAWGVYGFALSYVHTGDREFLDIAEKLANYFLNRLPDDNICYWDLVFTEGKEERDSSAAAIMACGLLELSKNLPVSHQYKEVYENAAIKMIKSLAESYTTKKAHSNGILLHAVYSKPDNNGVDECCIWGDYYYLEALIRTVMSWKMYW
- a CDS encoding DUF2089 domain-containing protein, which produces MAYPLISECPVCAKQLKITRLQCTHCHTTIENEFELSNFANLNKEQLSFIETFLKCRGNIKEVEKDLGISYPTVRGKLDDIISSLGYSTTKKADKIDRKKVILMLEKGEITAEEAIELLNGEES
- a CDS encoding diadenosine tetraphosphate hydrolase → MKNITLSNGTTVEVECLSCALTSGIIEPDGGAVYETEHFHAHQDVAYPIKGLMILASKRHIKCFDELTDQEQLDYIKTLSKIRHAQRKVLGIEYVYYFYNEDTTHHFHTWMVPRYDWMAGFGSSIESVRPILLYARNEMNNKENIDEVMAAINSLRKELNNDD
- a CDS encoding YuzL family protein, translated to MSNRKADPSTIGLGSTNVQGQGTTMKETGNRKSDSSRKKQKQS
- a CDS encoding STAS domain-containing protein, which translates into the protein MYSNNELYHFFVKKTWQITEDWYESLDKSNSSGVYASNDPEIIKGVKQQNYEFHENFAEVFRKEEGKFSADFEQWILKVAQDQEHSLTPIHFIIREFHRTQKQYLDLMTEFIEEHKDNLAVSEIHTIYQVVTETMANVIEWFTKEYNRNSEKRLHAQQELILELSTPVIALNNQTALLPLVGEIDTARAKILLEKTLEQCNRLGVNRLLLDLSGVVIIDTMVAHQIFQLIEALSLIGVKTDLSGIRPEVAQTAIQLGLKFDNISVNSSLANAIKLANI
- a CDS encoding STAS domain-containing protein: MNPINNIKDEVKIFINENGDKFESKLLTEAVNVSTKITDILNKGNIDLLKNAKKMTFFVMDEKEEELVSFAKVEGIAWAKHSLTLELKLEWVQAIRRTIWHFIYIIDEQQNIISDRNNFYILEKSINEKMDKFLNSFFLNYSNFKDEMLYRQREMVEHLSVPIIPVKQSVSVLPLIGAIDSYRIRVIEEKVLNDIADSRIQTLIIDLSGIARMEMDVIDYFEKILAGISMMGCKAILTGLRPELVKKMVHAGIRFEKDAETRGTLQDTLKTYL
- a CDS encoding beta-glucoside-specific PTS transporter subunit IIABC: MKYEQLAKDIIANVGGKENVNSVVHCITRLRFKLKDESKAQTDIIKNMEGVVTVMKSGGQYQVVIGNHVPDVYKAVVEVGGLNTQSSSEDNGGGEKQGIFNQFIDIISSIFTPVLGVLAATGMIKGFNALFLALGWLEATSGTYQILNALGDSLFYFFPIFLGYTASKKFGGTTFIGMVIGASLVYPTLTTLTTGTPITTLFSGTVFQSPVFITFLGVPVILMSYASSVIPIILAAYFGVKLEKFFKKIIPDVVKTFLVPFFTLLIAVPITFLVIGPIATWAGVLIGQATLWLYNLSPIIAGIFVGGLWQVFVIFGLHWGLVPIAINNLTVHGADPILGTMFAASFAQIGAVLGVWLRTKQQKYKTLSIPAFISGIFGVTEPAIYGITLPLKKPFIISCIAAAVGGGILGFAKSQIYMVGGLGIFGIPTYIDPKAGITFAFWGAVIAIIVGFVLAFILTYLFGNSKTETADSTANNQANKEEPPAVKLADEVIYSPINGEVLSLSLLKDEAFASGALGQGVAIEPSEGKVYSPVDGTVTALFPTNHAIGITSDNGSEILIHVGMDTVELNGKFFTAHVSHGTRVKKGQLLIDFDLTEIKKAGYVVSTPVIVTNQGDFEQITPTEQKQTKVGEQLIETKIKA
- a CDS encoding 6-phospho-beta-glucosidase, whose protein sequence is MSRSVQFPEGFLWGGAVAANQLEGAYQEDGKGLSTADVSPNGIMSPPDFSMEKFNLYHEGIDFYHKYKEDIALFAEMGFKAFRFSIAWSRIFPNGDDQQPNENGLQFYDDMIDELRRHNIEPVVTMSHYEMPLNLVEKYGGWKNRQVVSYYEKFAKTIFKRYRNKVKYWMTFNEINVLLHAPFTGGGLLFKDGVKNEQDIYQAAHHQFVASALAVKAGHEEIPESQIGCMIASMITYPYSSKPEDMFAALTQDRKTLFFSDVQSRGYYPTYMTNYFADNGINIEMDTGDLELLQDYTVDYIGFSYYMSFVASTDPEHQAGKASGNLFEGLKNPYLESSEWGWQIDPVGLRTVCNQLYDRYQKPLFIVENGLGAVDKLEEDGTIQDDYRIDYLRKHIYEMKNAIGDGVEIMGYTSWGPIDLVSASTAELKKRYGFIYVDKDSEGKGSNERLRKKSFYWYKQVLESNGEVL
- a CDS encoding diguanylate cyclase, whose protein sequence is MILKELFANFAILTSLIFLYTQLLKTPLNRNSNMNYKIFAGIVAGISSDILMFYSIHIGDSIFDLRHIPIILVGFYGGFIPVTISLLFFIVGRLLIGISVTSLIAIGYITLVSLFAVLFSPKSKGSLQVKIAILLTTNNIILSVTAVFLVESTEALYVLLPIYWIASYAAGILAFYMLELLRKKTILFEKYKLESTTDGLTGLNNVRKFDEVFNSLAESVGQKGEKLSFLYIDIDFFKHINDNYGHGDGDIVLKALGNLLHNTTRSFDIVSRNGGEEFSDILLDCSLERAYEIGERIRKIVENTPFIISSNETINITVSIGAASFPETTDNICSLIEEADKALYQAKRTGRNKVCINQDVNTVPVLTV